GCGCCTCTCAGATACTGATACCCCTTTGTCTCCTCACCGGGCCCCCTTTTCATGCACAATTCAGGTATCTGTAATGGCCGGAAGACCCTTCTCCACCCCCCAGAAGCTCTCCactttttctgaaacatttatcCTCAATTTCCATCTGCCTGACAGCCACAATCTTTGTCCTCTGACACCTTGGACCAATAGGTCTCTGGCCCCGTGATGAGTCATAAATGTTCTGAATTCAGTGAGCAATTGAGCTTAGATGCAGGAGATCTTACAGCGACTCCATTCATTTGAGGTTGATTCCTATCCAGATCTTCCTGGTTTAGGTAACTCTCAGGTTCTAGAAAGAGTtgtgacatttaaacaatatttattcaAGGGATTATAATTGGTATCTATGTGAGGGCTACTGGTACAATCTAGAAACAGCCCACTGTGTCCTTCTTAATtcagatttttctaaaaattcttaaatatgcaTACGTTTTATTCTGAAgtaagaagagaacaaaagacTTGCTGATAATTTGAATATAGAGGCTTGAGAAGAGGGACAAGGCCAACATTTCTAGGAATGTATTGGAGGCACTGCTGAGCCTCTGAACCTGTGTGCACATGCTGGTGACTAACTTGAGCACTTCCAATATGAACtaatttaggagcacctgggtggctcagttgagcacccaactttgactcaggtcatgatctcatggtttgtgtgttcaaacccccccctctctctgctcatgctctgtctctctctgtctctcaataataaataaacattaccatcttttttaaaaacaatatgaaCTAATTTGGAAGAACCTTAAATGACATGGAAAGAATTACACAGTggttttaaatggaaagaaacaggttataaataacaaatgtaaagttattctatatttattaaatctgtgtatatatgcaaatatagaCAGACAAAAATTTGATCACATCAGCCTTTGGATGAAATTAAAAAGCTTTGATATTTTATGTTCTCCTTTTAAATGTCTTGCTTTCTGCTTTTATTAGCATGAAAGACACATTTGGAAAGATAAGGAACCCCAGACATCCTTTTCAGGGAAACCCTAAACACAGAGCAACAGACAACCTGGGAGCAGATACAAGTTAGGGGTCATATTGGGACTCCCTGGGCTTGGGATCCTCCATGGTGGCTCTAGACCCTCCCCTCTGTAGAATGCTTCCCTCAACACGAGGATGGGAACGGGGCCTCTCCGGCAGAAATCTGGCCCCAGAGTTCATCTCTGGGAGCACTTCCCACAGGCAGCTTCTCCAGTGGTCAGAGCGGCGAGGCAAGCAAAGCCCACACCTCTGTGGGCGCAGCCAGTCCCGCTATGACCGTGCTGACCAGCCACCCTCCTGGGTCCTATGCAAAGCTTGGAGGCTCCTGGACTGTGTTGCAAACTCTGCCCCCAGCCGCCCTCCCAATATCTCTGCCGAGGTTCCCCAGGTTCTGTAAACCTCATAAACGTGAGGTTTATTTCCAATTAGGGAAGAATAAAGAGAATTGTCACCATCCCCCTGACTAACCATGTCACCAAAATGCTTCTGTGCAGCCTTTCAGAAATCACTTGTCATTGGTAGAAATCATCTCTGGATGATTGGTTCATTCTGTCAGCTAGTATTTACTGGGTTCCTGCCATGTGCCTGGTGCACAATGCTTGATTTGAAGTGAATTGATTTAGAAAAACATACCTTGGTACAGGAGTAAGAAGGTCAACAAGACATTGTCCTTGTCCTCAAAGAGTTTAAGGTCTGTGGACGGAGATAGACAAGGTGACTTGGAGGAGGGCTGGCCTGGAAACATGGTGACAGAGCTCGTGGGGAGTCACAGCTCTGTTCCATCCAAGGACCATTCCTGTCCACGAGCTTCCAAACCACACATGTCTGGCACCCTGTCCACAGCCCTGCACAGTTAGATCTCAATGGGAATGGAGTGTTTGGGCCTCCCTTCCCTAGGGCATCCCCTGGTGCCCAAATTCTCTGGAACCCAAATCTTCCTGGGTCCAGGGTCGACTGGTTTGTGGTTTGTGACGAAAGAGGGCAGGGCACAGCCGCCTGGTTCCCTTCACACACCGATGCCCGTAACATCTCCACACCCCAGTCTTGAAAAACCTTGTCAGAATattaccataaaaaatttttttttaaggacagctCTTGGAACCTCTGCGTCCAGGCATAACCTCCTGTCCTGAAACCAACTCTTTCCCCAAGCTGTCACCCTCTCTGGTGCGGCCTGCACCCATGCCTTGGGCCCCCTGCCTTGAGCACAGGTACGTTGGAGAGGCAGTTGGTCTGAGGAGAGGGCCATGTCCACACTGATGGTCTTTGATCTACTTAGTGCCTCTCACTTCACAGAGCTGCTACACAGGTCATTCCTTGACCCCATGGGACAGGACCTTCAGAGTCTGTGAGGATAAGGGGCTCCAGAGGCCCCAGGGTGCAGTGGGGTGCAGCTGGGATGCTGCATAGCGCATTGAGACGTGCATtccaggagcagggtgggggctccCAGACACCAGGATGCATCTGACGTTGGGGAAAGCTGCACCCTGGGGCATTGCCTGCTGCATTGGGCACACAGACCTTAGCTCAGGAGAGCAGCCTCCGGAGCGCAGCTTTGACCTCTGTGTTCCTCAGGGAGTAGATAAGGGGGTTCAGGGACGGCGCCACGGAAGTGTAGATCACAGACACCACCTTGTCCTTGTCCAGAGAGTATCTGGATGCTGGGCGGATGTAGGTGTAGATGACGGTGCAGTAGTACAAGGACACCACcaggaggtgggaggagcaggtggagaaggcccgCCGCTTGCCCGAGGATGAGCGGATGCGCAGGATGCTGGCGATGATGCAGCTGTAGGAGAGCATGATCACAGAGAAGTTCCCCAAGGCCAGGATCACATCTGCAGTGAAGGCCATGGCCTCATTCAGGTGTGTTGGGGCACAGGAAAGCTTCAGCAGAGGGGGGATCTCACAGAAGAAGTGCTCGACCACGTTGGAGCGGCAGAAGGGCAGGCGCAGCAGGAGGCCGGTGTTCACACTAGTGTTGGTCAGGCTGACTGTCCACACAGCCGTGGCCAAGAGCCTGCACACCCAGGCGTCCATGAGGGTGCTGTAGCGCAGGGGCCAGcagatggccacgtagcggtcataggccatagCAGAGAACAGCAGTAGCTCAGCCCCCAGTGACCATGTGAAGAAGAAAACCTGCACCAGGCAGCCCCCGTAGGAGATGGTCCTGTCACCCACCATGCTGCTCAGAAGCTTGGGCAGGATTGTGGAGGTGCAGAGGATGTCCACCATGGCCAGGTTGatcaggaagaagtacatgggggtgtgcaAGGCAGGGCTAGAGCCAATGACCACCACAATGAGCAGGTTTCCAGAGAGGGCCACCAtgtagaggaggaggaaggtggggaagaACAGCATTTGCAGTTGAGGTGTTTCTGAGAATCCCAGAATGAGGAACTCGGTGACCCAGGTCTGGTTCATCGCAGCCACTGAGGTgggggctctggctctggctgtgAAGGAAAGAGGTACTCACTGTTTCAACCTGTTCTGAGCATCCCGTTTTGCAAGTATGTGTGTATCCCACTTTGAAAGAGAACTTCACATACTCTTTTGGTAATAAAAATGGAGATTTGTGTCCCTGAAAACTTTGGAGAGCACGGCCATCACAGAGAAAGCAGCTGCCCGAATGTGCAGAGAAGCCCCAGTCCTCACCCGTCTCCTCCCTGGTGCAGGACTGAGATGGCCACTCACAAGATCTCCAGACCTGGAGCCCTGGTCGGTGAGGGCTGGTCACTCCAGCCACATAGAGCACTGAGCACGCATGGTATAGGGGGTCTTACAGGGAGCTGGGGGACCTGATTGTGTTTATAGCCAGTTCGTCCACTCAGACAGGgtctgggaagagagaagggatgggagagatggggagaagggagaacagTAAACAGAAAGACGCTGCTTCCAAATCCGGCTACCTCCTTCCGAGACTGAGCACATCCAGGTAGCACTGGCTGAGGGGGCCCAGGGTCCTCACCCACAAGCACTGGGCACAAGGGCAGGCCTGTCTGCAGGGTGCAGGACAGCCCACAACAAGCCCCCCGGATCGGAGACAAATCACCACCCAAACTCTTCAGCTGAATCAAAGAGTTCCCCAAGATAAACCTGGGGTAGTGGGGACCCGGGCTCATCCAGGCCAGCTTCTGCAAGCAGACACGGCATGGCCCTTTCTAGATTATTGGGTCAGTGTGGGGGTACTGCGTTTATTTCAAAATGGTGtatcttgaaaatatttcactGCTTAGATAATTGCCTTTTAACAATAAAAGAAGGTGTTCAGACATCTGCATAAAGCCAGGGGGTTGGCAACCTACTTGTTGGATGGTTGTAGGGATGTTGACTTTCATTAAACATTACAAGGACATGTCGCTGAGAGGGGGTCTGAGAATGAGAAACCGGATCACCCACTGGAGTGTGCTCACCGGGGTAGAAAATGCTGACCTGTCCCAACCAAAAATCTGATACTGAGAAACTATCTGAgaaagatgaggaagagagagagagagtgagcgagagagagaaagagagaaagagagagagagtggtggatTTTTACTACATACTCTCCATGTTGCTCCTTTTCCCTTTCAGAAATGTAATTCGAGAACGTTCATCCTCAAACATAACAGCCAAAGGGATCTCATGATTCTTAATCacagaataaaatgtaattatccaacatgataaaaaaaactgttgttcatatttaaaacatacatgATACATAGAATCGGCATTCAATGATAGTAGGTGCTTACAAGAATAGGAACAAAAGCTTCTGGGATTCTTGGTATCCTCTCAGAAAACTTCCTTCTTGGTcccaaggaaaaatatttagagaatcaTCAGCAATTATTAGGAAATAGAGttggttttgaaaagaaaaagtacagtGAGTGACCCCTGTAAGCCAGAGGAGGGTCAGTTGGAGATCTGAAACCAGGGCTGGAGAAGCCTTATATCATCGGGAAATGGCAGACACAGGTAGTGCTGCTGCACCCAGAGGGATCAATTATCGCAGAACCTGCTTGCCCATGGACTCAAGACTCTCTGGAGAAGTGACCAGCACCTGGGGGACAGATCTAATCACCACCAAGAAAGAATAGAAGATATTCTTGGCACCTGATGGTGTGTTCCAGGCTCCAACGGGGGCTGGTGCTCAGCAGTAGCCACCCAGAGACTGGCTGATCAGCAGAAGCCTCGGGAAGAGCTGATGGGCATGTCAGGCAGTGAGGCCATGATGGCATTGATCCAACGAACATACCGACCCACTATTTCTGCCTTGGGAAGACCTTGTCCTTTCTTACTCGATAGAAATGTACAAGAATTGGGGTGCCTCAGTAGCTCAGATGGTTTAGtgactgacttgattttggcctaggtcatgatgtcagggtcgtgagattgagccttcatcaggctctgcactgagtgtcaaacctgcttaagattctctctctctctctctctctctctctctctctctctgcctcctctccttccaaAAATCAAGGCCAACCTCATTTGCCTAGGGCTGTTGCTTGATATTACCAGGTCCCAGAACCTTGGAGTAGCTAATGGCCAGGTGTCAGTGGCCACTGGGCATTGTTCTCAACTTTCTGTGCCGCCTGCTTCACACACAGAGCTAGTGCAGACTTCATCCAGTCAGGCAACACTGCTGTCCTTACTCAACAAACCTGGGAGAATGGAAGTTTCTCTGCTCTGGGAAAACCAAACTAACCCAGGCTAGTGGCAACAGGCTGCCCCGTTCCTGGAAAGGGTGCATCTTACAGCTGGTGGCTTCTCACACCTCCAGGACATTTACTCCAGGCAGTATGTGGAAGCACTGGCTGGCTGGTCACCAGGTCTTCTGAGACTTGTACAAACTGCTTATCAAGGCTGGACATCTTCAGTTCATGGTCAGGGCACTTGTCAGCTTGAGTCTAATCTAGGGTTCACTCACTCTAACCCTCAATTGCTTGGTTTCAGAGAAAGGGTCAGCCTGTCACTTGCGATGCTTCCTCTAGTTTTATTTTGGTATGGATGACAAATAaaacttgtatatattttgttataacaacatgaattttttaaagtatacaatgtgatgatttggtaGATGTGTACATTGTAAAATGCTTGCCACAATCAAGAAAGCTTAGTGTGTACGGTCCTGGCAAATATCAGGTAAAGTgatctaggttcattcttctgcacattgctgtccagttttcctaacaccatttgttgaaaagattgtcttctattcattggatattctttcctgttctgACCAAGATTAGTAGACCATAGAGATtgcatccatttctgggttttctaatctgttccattgatccatgtgtctgtttttcattccagcaccatactgtcttgatgactacagctttgtcaTATAGCTTcaaatctggaatcatgatgcctgcagttttgcttttctttttcaggattgctttggctattgggggtcttttggggttccatacatattttaggattgtttgttctagctctatgaaaaatgctggtgttattttgataggggagtccattaaatgtgtagattgttttgggtagacattttaacaatatttttttctccaatccatgagcatggaatatttttccacttctttgtgtcctcttcaatttatttcataagtgttctgtagttttcagagtacagatcttttatctctttaattaggtttattcttaagtatctttttgttttggcacaattgcaaatgggattgaatccttcatttctttttttctgtgctttgttaTTGATGTAGAGAAacgcaacagatttctgcacattgattttaaattccacaactttgttgaattcatggactagttctagaaattttttgNNNNNNNNNNNNNNNNNNNNNNNNNNNNNNNNNNNNNNNNNNNNNNNNNNNNNNNNNNNNNNNNNNNNNNNNNNNNNNNNNNNNNNNNNNNNNNNNNNNNctatattatttatatctgttctaatctttattaatgcctttcttctgctggctttgaacTTTAtctgctgttccttttctaactcctttagatgtaaggttgggttgtgtatttgagacatgtcttgcttcttgagataggtctatgttgcaatatactttcctcctagggctgtctttgctgcatcccaaagattttggactattgtgttttcattttcatttgcttccatgtactttttaaatttcttctttaatttcctggttaactcattcattctttagtaatttGTTCCTTAACCTCCATGTGTCTGTGgtctttccaagtttttcttGAGGTTGACTTCAAATCTTATAGCATGAggtctgaaaatgtgcatggtattatcttgatttttttggACTTATTGAGGGCtaatttgtgacccagtatgtgatctgttctggagaacgTCCCATGTGCACTCAGAAAGAATGTGTCTTCTGCTGTGTTAGAATGGAATTTGTTCTATATATACagatctgaatatatctgttaagtccatctggtcgagtgtg
The genomic region above belongs to Suricata suricatta isolate VVHF042 chromosome 2, meerkat_22Aug2017_6uvM2_HiC, whole genome shotgun sequence and contains:
- the LOC115274224 gene encoding olfactory receptor 13G1-like; protein product: MNQTWVTEFLILGFSETPQLQMLFFPTFLLLYMVALSGNLLIVVVIGSSPALHTPMYFFLINLAMVDILCTSTILPKLLSSMVGDRTISYGGCLVQVFFFTWSLGAELLLFSAMAYDRYVAICWPLRYSTLMDAWVCRLLATAVWTVSLTNTSVNTGLLLRLPFCRSNVVEHFFCEIPPLLKLSCAPTHLNEAMAFTADVILALGNFSVIMLSYSCIIASILRIRSSSGKRRAFSTCSSHLLVVSLYYCTVIYTYIRPASRYSLDKDKVVSVIYTSVAPSLNPLIYSLRNTEVKAALRRLLS